One region of Nycticebus coucang isolate mNycCou1 chromosome 10, mNycCou1.pri, whole genome shotgun sequence genomic DNA includes:
- the ZNF274 gene encoding neurotrophin receptor-interacting factor homolog isoform X3, which produces MNIEVVEVLTLNQEVAGARNAQIRALYAKDGVLSPDILKEPVQQLGKHPADSEAARQKFRQFHYENVVGPREALTHLRELCHQWLEPDVHSKEQMLELLVLEQFLGALPGKLRMWVESQHPKDCEEVAALVEDATWISEEEAPPAQPSQDPTCCLKVPAQQEKKQQKATAIQPEMALPENPPEQTTHVTSQEPVTFQDVAVDFTREEWGLLGPTQRTEYHDVMLETFGHLVSVGWETTPESKQLTPNSDIPEGEPAHSLKVQEFSRDCATSSTLGDVLQHVDLNVPDKVLKQAGSALEKVLPQVEPCENPKSQANTCLDTSQVLLQKVSPKKRLHKRGSQVKNNKHNSHIKHQNRCERQKAKEGSGCRKAFSRSAKQITFIRIHKGSQVCRCSECGKMFRNPRYFSVHKKIHTGERPYVCQDCGKGFVQSSSLTQHQRVHSGERPFECQECGRTFNDRSAISQHLRTHTGAKPYSCQDCGKAFRQSSHLIRHQRTHTGERPYVCHKCGKAFTQSSHLIGHQKTHNRTKWKKKQLCLSSQAS; this is translated from the exons ATGAACATTGAGGTTGTTGAGGTCCTCACACTGAACCAGGAGGTAGCTGGTGCCCGGAATGCCCAGATTCGCGCTCTCTATGCTAAAGATGGGGTCCTGAGTCCTGACATTCTCAAGGAGCCAGTACAACAGCTGGGCAAGCATCCAGCTGATTCTGAGGCTGCTCGTCAGAAATTTCGGCAATTTCATTATGAGAATGTGGTAGGTCCCCGAGAAGCCCTCACCCACCTTCGTGAACTCTGTCACCAGTGGCTGGAGCCTGATGTTCACTCCAAGGAACAGATGCTGGAGCTGCTGGTGCTAGAGCAGTTCCTGGGTGCACTACCTGGGAAACTCCGGATGTGGGTGGAATCACAGCACCCAAAGGACTGCGAAGAGGTGGCAGCCTTGGTGGAGGATGCGACTTGGATATCTGAGGAGGAAG CACCACCTGCCCAGCCTTCACAGGACCCCACCTGCTGTCTCAAGGTCCCTGCCCAGCAggaaaagaagcagcagaaggCTACAGCCATCCAGCCAGAGATGGCCCTGCCTGAG AACCCTCCTGAACAGACAACACATGTGACTTCACAGGAACCAGTGACTTTCCAGGATGTTGCTGTGGACTTTACACGGGAGGAGTGGGGGCTGCTAGGCCCAACACAAAGGACTGAGTACCATGATGTGATGCTGGAGACATTCGGGCACCTGGTCTCTGTGG gaTGGGAGACTACACCGGAAAGTAAGCAGTTAACTCCAAATTCTGACATTCCTGAGGGAGAACCAGCCCACAGCCTGAAAGTACAAGAATTCTCAAGGGATTGTGCCACATCTTCCACCTTGGGAGATGTCTTGCAGCATGTGGACCTAAACGTCCCAGACAAAGTTTTGAAACAAGCGGGGTCTGCTCTGGAAAAAGTCCTCCCTCAGGTGGAGCCTTGTGAAAACCCCAAGTCCCAGGCAAACACTTGTCTTGACACAAGTCAGGTTTTGCTCCAGAAGGTGTCTCCTAAAAAACGTTTGCACAAACGTGGCTCACAGGTTAAGAACAACAAACATAATTCACATATAAAACATCAGAATCGTTGTGAAAGACAAAAGGCCAAAGAAGGCAGTGGTTGTAGGAAAGCCTTCAGCCGGAGTGCTAAGCAGATTACATTTATAAGAATTCACAAGGGGAGCCAAGTTTGCAGGTGCAGTGAATGTGGTAAAATGTTTCGGAACCCAAGATACTTTTCTGTGCATAAGAAAATCCACACTGGGGAGAGGCCATATGTGTGTCAAGACTGTGGGAAAGGATTTGTTCAGAGCTCTTCCCTTACACAGCATCAGAGAGTTCATTCTGGAGAGAGACCATTTGAATGTCAAGAGTGTGGGAGGACCTTCAATGATCGCTCAGCCATCTCCCAGCACCTGAGAACTCACACTGGAGCTAAGCCCTACTCATGTCAGGACTGTGGAAAAGCCTTCCGCCAGAGCTCCCACCTCATTCGGCATCAGAGGACTCACACTGGGGAGCGCCCATATGTGTGCCACAAATGTGGAAAGGCGTTCACCCAGAGCTCACACCTTATTGGGCACCAGAAAACCCACAATAGGACAAAGTGGAAGAAGAAACAGCTATGTCTTAGCTCTCAAGCCAGTTGA